The proteins below are encoded in one region of Lactuca sativa cultivar Salinas chromosome 3, Lsat_Salinas_v11, whole genome shotgun sequence:
- the LOC111883227 gene encoding calcium-dependent protein kinase 34, giving the protein MGNCCSQKEPPTEDGHPKTEDNNEERSGNDPTRATPQSASPSPTKKSGKPSPIGTVLGRPMEDVRTGYTIGKELGRGQFGVTHLCTNKQTGEQFACKTIAKRKLVNKEDMEDVRREVQIMHHLSGQNNIVDLKGAFEDKHSVHLVMELCAGGELFDRIIAKGHYTERGAASLLRTIVQIVHTCHSMGVIHRDLKPENFLLLSKDENAPLKATDFGLSVFYKQGEVFSDIVGSAYYIAPEVLKRKYGPEVDIWSIGVMLYILLCGVPPFWAESEHGIFNAILRGQVDFSSDPWPTISPQAKDLVRKMLNSDPKQRLTAHQVLSHPWIKEDGEAPDKPLDNAVMGRLKQFRAMNKFKKVALRVIAGCLSEEEIMGLKEMFKGMDTDNNGTITLEELKHGLSKQGTKLTETEVKQLMEAADADGNGTIDYDEFITATMHMNRMDREEHLYTAFQYFDKDNSGYITIEELEQAIREYGISDGRDIKEIVSEIDSDNDGRINYDEFVAMMKKGNKETSVHPTKRRRDSFVPAF; this is encoded by the exons ATGGGGAACTGTTGTTCCCAAAAAGAACCTCCAACTGAAGATGGGCACCCAAAAACCGAGGATAATAATGAAGAAAGATCCGGAAACGATCCAACAAGAGCAACACCTCAAAGCGCATCTCCATCTCCAACCAAAAAATCCGGCAAGCCATCCCCTATTGGCACCGTCTTGGGACGCCCAATGGAAGATGTCCGGACAGGATACACCATCGGCAAAGAGCTCGGTCGGGGCCAGTTTGGTGTCACCCATTTGTGCACGAATAAACAGACAGGAGAACAATTTGCATGCAAGACGATAGCCAAACGAAAACTTGTAAATAAGGAAGATATGGAGGATGTTAGAAGGGAAGTACAGATTATGCATCATTTGAGCGGGCAGAATAATATTGTAGATCTTAAAGGGGCATTTGAAGACAAGCACTCGGTGCATTTGGTGATGGAATTGTGCGCTGGTGGAGAGTTATTTGATCGGATTATCGCCAAGGGTCATTATACCGAGAGGGGTGCTGCATCGTTGCTAAGGACAATTGTTCAGATCGTTCATACTTGTCATTCTATGGGTGTTATCCATAGAGATCTAAAGCCTGAAAACTTTCTTCTTTTAAGTAAAGATGAAAACGCTCCCCTCAAGGCTACAGATTTCGGTCTATCAGTGTTCTATAAACAAG GCGAGGTATTTAGTGATATCGTTGGAAGTGCGTATTATATCGCACCCGAAGTCTTGAAAAGAAAATACGGGCCAGAAGTTGATATCTGGAGCATCGGTGTCATGTTATATATTCTTCTGTGTGGAGTTCCTCCTTTCTGGGCAG AGTCGGAGCATGGAATATTTAATGCAATCTTACGTGGGCAAGTCGATTTTTCAAGTGATCCTTGGCCTACGATATCTCCACAGGCCAAGGACCTAGTTAGGAAGATGTTAAATTCCGATCCCAAGCAGCGGTTGACTGCACATCAAGTTCTTT CTCATCCATGGATTAAAGAAGATGGTGAAGCACCAGATAAGCCACTTGACAACGCTGTTATGGGTAGACTAAAACAATTTAGAGCAATGAACAAGTTCAAGAAAGTCGCTCTGCGG GTTATTGCTGGATGCCTCTCTGAAGAAGAAATCATGGGACTGAAGGAAATGTTCAAAGGCATGGATACTGATAACAATGGAACAATAACACTCGAGGAGCTAAAGCACGGACTTTCCAAGCAAGGGACAAAGCTAACAGAAACCGAAGTCAAACAATTGATGGAAGCA GCTGATGCAGATGGGAATGGAACAATAGATTATGACGAGTTCATAACAGCAACAATGCATATGAACAGAATGGATAGAGAAGAGCATCTCTACACTGCATTCCAATACTTCGATAAAGATAACAGCGG TTACATAACTATTGAAGAACTGGAGCAAGCAATCCGGGAATATGGTATAAGCGACGGTAGAGATATAAAAGAAATAGTATCCGAGATTGATAGTGATAAC GATGGTCGGATCAACTATGATGAGTTTGTGGCAATGATGAAAAAAGGCAACAAAGAAACTAGTGTACATCCAACAAAGAGGCGAAGAGATTCGTTTGTTCCAGCATTTTGA